In the genome of Gemmobacter fulvus, the window GCGATGGGCGGGATTGACCGCATGGCCGCAGATTTTGCCGAACTTGGCGATCTGGCGCAAAGCCATGGCATCCGCGTCGGCTTCGAGGCGCTGGCCTGGGGTCGCCATGTCAACGACCACCGGGACGCCTGGGAGGTGGTGCGCCGCGCCGATCACCAGAATATCGGGCTGATCCTCGACAGTTTTCACACGCTGGGCCGCAAGATCGACCCCGACACCATCCGGCGTATTCCGGGCGACAAGATCTTTTTCGTGCAACTGGCCGACGCCCCGGCCATCGACATGGACCTGCTGTATTGGTCGCGCCACTTCCGCAACATGCCGGGCGAGGGTGATCTGGATGTGACCGGCTTCATGCGGGCGGTGCTCGCCACCGGCTATTCCGGCCCTCTGAGCCTTGAGATTTTCAACGATCAGTTCCGCGCGGGCCTGCCGCGTCTGGTCGCGCAGGATGGCCATCGCAGCCTGATTTCGCTGATGGACCGGGTGCGCCGATCCGAACCCACCGTGCCGGTCGCCTTGCCGGAGTTTCCGGCGGCGGCCCCGGTGGAGCGGGTGGAATTCATCGAATTTGCCACCTCTGCCGAGGATGCGCCGGGGCTGGAAGCGCTGTTGGCGGCAACCGGCTTTGCCCGCGCGGGCAGCCATGTGTCAAAGCCGGTCACGCTGTGGCGGCAAGGCGGCGTCAATGTGCTGGTGAACACCGACAGCACCGGCTTTGCCCATACCTCGTTTGTGGCGCATGGCACCACCGTGTCCGAAGTGGCGTTGATGGTGCCCGATGCACAGGCAACCCATGCGCGGGCGCTGGCCCTGCTGGCGCGGGATCACCGCCAGCCCGGCCAGCCGGACGAGCTGGAGATCCCGGCCATCCGCGGGGTGGGCGGCAGCATTCTGCGGCTGCTGGATTCAGGCTCTGATCTGGCGCGCATCTGGTCGGTGGATTTCCGCAGCGATGCGGCGGCGCTGGAGGGGGCGGGCCTGACCGGCATCGACCATCTGGGTCAGACCATGGCCTATGACGAAATGCTCAGCTGGGCGCTGTTCTACGCCTCGATCTTTGATGCAAAGAAAGCGCCGATGGTGGATGTGGCCGATCCTGACGGATTGGTGCGCAGTCAGGCGGTGCAATCGGGCGGGCTGCGCATCACCCTGAACGGGGCCGAGGCGCGGCGCACCCTTGCCGGCCGCTTTGTCGAGGAGACCTTTGGCGCATCGGTGCAGCACATCGCCTTTGCCACCGTCGACATCTTTGCCACGGCGGCTCGGCTGGCCGAGCGCGACTTTCCGCTGTTGCAGATCGGCGAGAATTATTATGACGATGTCGAGGCCCGCTTTGGCCTTGATCCGGCGCTTGTGGCGCGGATGCGCGCCGCCAAGGTGCTCTATGACGAAGACGCGGGCGGGCAGTTCTTTCAACTCTACTCGGCCCCGCGCCCCGACGGGTTCTTTCTGGAGATCGTGCAGCGGCAGGGCAACTATCTGGGCTATGGCGCGCCCAACGCGCCCTTCCGCATCGCGGCGCAGAAACGCTATGCCCGGCCCGCCGGGATGCCAAGGCTTTAGGGCGGGGTGTTGTCGTGGCACAGGTGGATCAGCTGGTTCAACCCTGGCACCACTGGCCCCGCCTGTCTGCGCGTGATGCCCACCGACCCCGACAGAAAGCGGGCCCCGGTGGGCAGAACCACCATATCGCCCCGGTCCACCTCATCGGCCACCACCCCGCGCGAGATGAACCAGACCGCATCCGACCCGGCCAGAATACCCCGGCCCACCGCAAGGGCGGCTGTCTCGAACGCCGGGCGCAGGGCGGGCAGGCCAAGCGTCGCCAGAAAATCGTTTACCGCGCGGCGGATCAAGGCGCCTTCCGGCGGCAGGATCAGCGGCACCGCCTGCAACAGGCCGGGCAGGGACTGTGCCCGCAGCGGATGCCCGGCGCGGGCGACCAGCACGATTTCCTCTTCATAGAGATGCTCGAACGCCAGTCCGGCCATTTCGCCCGCCACCGGCATCCGCCCGATCATCAGGTCGATCTCATCCTCGCGCAGCAGGCGCAGCAGATAGGAATGTGGCCCCGTCTCGATCTTCAGCAGTGTTTCGGGATGGGCCTCGCGGAAGCGCAGTGCCACGCGTGGGAACAGCCGGGGCGCGGCGGTGGGCAGGATGCCGACGCGGATGCTGTCACCACTGCCGCCCGGACGCAGCGCCGCAACACCATCCTCCAGCGATTGCAGCCCCAGACTCGCGTGGCGGCGAAACAGCGCGCCCGCTTCGGTCAGCACCAGCCGCCGCTTTTCGCGGCGAAACAGCGGGGTGGCCAGCAGATCCTCCATTTCGGCCAGGGTGCGGCTCAGGGCGGGCTGGCTGATGCCATGCCGCCGCGCGACGGAGGACAGGCTGCCGTCGGCGGCGATGTCCAGAAAGGCGCGGATGTGGCGCAGCTTGAGGGCCGGGTGCATAATCATATGGGTATCAACATTGCCGTATTTCGCATTATCGCATCTGGATTGCGCGGTTTATATTATGGATGGGAGTATGAATGATGCAAGCTTTGAAACGTCCGTTCGGCAGTCTTCATGTGCAGGTCGATGGCCCCGAAGCCGCGCCTGCCGTGGTTTTCGCCAATTCGCTGGGCACCGATCTGCGGCTCTGGGACCGGGTACTGCCGGTGCTGCCGCAGGGGTTGCGTTATATCCGTTATGACAAGCGCGGGCATGGCCTGTCCGCGCTGGGGGGCGGCGCAGAGATTGGCGACCATGCAGAGGACGCGATTGCCGTGATCGAAGGCGTTGCGCGTGGCCCGGTGGTTTTTGTCGGTCTGTCGATTGGCGGGTTGATCGGGCAGGTGGTCGCCAGCCGCCGCCCCGATCTGATCCGCGCCATCGTGCTGTCGAATACGGCCGCGAAACTGGGCACGGCCGAAAGCTGGCAGGCGCGGATTCAGGCCGTGCAGGAGGCTGGGCTGGACAGCATTGCCGATGCGGTGATGGAGCGCTGGTTCGCCCCCGCCTTTCGCGCCACGCCCGAGCTGGGCCTTTGGCGTGCCATGCTGGCCCGCACGCCCGCGCAGGGCTATGCCGCCGCCTGCGCGGCACTGGCCGGGGCCGATCAGACCGAGGCGACGCGGGCGCTGCGCCTGCCCGCGCTGGTGATCGCCGGATCGGAGGACGGGGCCAGCCCGAGTGCCACCGTCCAGGCCACCGCCGCGCTGATCGCAGGGGCGGCCTTCCACGAAATCGCCGGGGCGGGGCATCTGCCCTGCGTCGAAACCCCTGCCGCCTGGGCCGCCCTCGCCGCACCCTTCCTGAAAGCACATGCCCATGTCTGAGCTGACCGAAACGGGCATGAAAACCCGTCGCCGCGTGCTGGGGGATGCCCATGTCAACCGCGCCGAAACGGCCAAGACCGGGGCCGATGCCCCGTTTCAGGCGCTGATCACCGATGCGGCCTGGGGCCATGTCTGGAGCCGCGACACCATCACCCTGCGCGAGCGCAGCATGCTGACCATCGCGCTGTTGGCCGGGCTTGGCAATGATCACGAACTGGCCATGCACATCCGCGCCACGGCCAATACCGGGGCCAGTCAGACCGATGTGATGGAGGCGCTGCTGCATGTCGCCATCTATGCCGGTGTGCCGCGCGCCAACCATGCCATCAGGATCGCCAAGGACACATTCGCCACCATGGCCACCACCAGCACCGGGGAGACAGAATGAAACCCGCCGAGTTCTATCAACGCGACCGCCTGTGGCAGCCGCCCGCCCTGACGCCGGACTACAAGACCAGCGTGGCGCGCAGCCCGCGTCTGGCGATGCTGTCGTTGCAAGGATCCCTGTCCGATATCACCGGGCCGACCTTTGGCCACAGCGACATTGATCCGATCGACAATGACCTGATCAAGAACTACGCCAAGACAGGCGACCCGGTGGGGGAACGCATCATCGTCCATGGCCGGGTGCTGGATGAAAACGGGCGCGGCGTGCCGAACACGCTGGTCGAGATCTGGCAGGCCAATGCGGGCGGGCGCTACCGGCACAAGAAGGACAGCTATCTTGCGCCGGTCGATCCGAATTTTGGCGGCTGTGGCCGCACCCTGACCGATGATCAGGGCTATTACTTCTTCCGTACGATCAAGCCGGGTGCCTACCCCTGGCGCAACTGGGTCAACAACTGGCGGCCCGCGCATATCCATGTGTCGGTGTTCGGAACCGCATTTGCGCAGCGGCTGATCACCCAGATGTATTTCGAGGGGGATCCTCTGATCGCCAAATGCCCCATCGTCGCCACCATCCCCGATCCCCGCGCGATTGATCAGCTGATCGCGCCGCTCGACATGAACGCGGCCATCCCGTTGGATTGCCTGGCCTACAAGTTCGACATCGTGTTGCGCGGTCGGCGCTCCACCCTTTTTGAAAACCGGCTGGAGGGGAACTGACATGGCGCAGCCGCTGAATTACCTCAAGGAATCCGCGTCGCAGACGGCGGGGCCCTATGTGCATATCGGCCTCGCGCCCGGGGCTGCGGGGTTTGACATCTACCGGCAGGAACTGGGGCAGGTGATCGCGGGGCCGGAGACGCCCGGCGAACGGATCCGGGTCGAAGGCATGGTGCTGGATGGCACGGGCGCGCCGGTCAAGGATGTCTTGCTGGAAGTCTGGCAGGCAGATGCGGCGGGCATCTATCCCCACTCCGAAGACCCGCGCGCCGCCGAGGTGGCCCCCGGCTTTCGCGGCTGGGGCCGGGTGATCACCGATTTCGACACCGGCCTCTGGGGGTTTGATACCATCAAGCCCGGCGTCGTGATGGGCCGCAACGGGCGGCCCATGGCGCCGCATGTCACGCTCTGGATCGTTGCGCGCGGCATCAACATCGGCCTCAACACCCGGATGTATTTCGAGGACGAGGACAACAGCGCCGATCCGGTGCTCAATCTGGTCGAGCAGGCCCCGCGCCGCGACACCCTTCTGGCGCGCAGGGTCAAGCCCGGCCTCTATCGTTTCGACATCCGTCTGCAAGGCGATGGCGAAACCGTGTTCATGGATATCTGACTCATGGAAAATCCCTGCATCATCTGTGTGGCCATCACGGGCTCCTTGCCGCGCAAGGCCGACAATTCGGCGGTGCCGATCACAATCGCCGAACAGGTCGAATCCACCCATGCTGCGTTCGAGGCCGGGGCGACCATCGCGCATTGCCATGTGCGCAATGAGGACGAGACGCCCTCTTCGGACCCCGAGAAGTTCGCGGCGCTGAAAGAGGGGCTGGAAAAGCACTGCCCCGGCATGATCGTGCAACTGTCCACCGGCGGGCGTTCCGGCGCGGGGCAGACGCGCGGCGGCATGTTGCCGCTGCGGCCCGATATGGCGAGCCTGTCGGTGGGGTCGAACAACTTTCCCACCCGCGTCTACGAGAATCCGCCCGATCTCGTTGATTGGCTGGCCGGCGAGATGCGCAGCCATGGCGTGAAGCCCGAGATCGAGGCGTTCGACCTGTCGCATATCCTGAAAGCCAAGGAGATGTGGGACAAGGGCCAGATCGTTGACCGCCCCTATGTGCAATTCGTGATGGGGGTGAAGAACGCGATGCCCGCCGACCGCGAGGTGTTCAACTATTATATCCAGACCGTGCACCGGCTGTTTGGCGCAGATGCGCCATGGTGTGCGGCGGGGATCGGGCCGAACCAGATCGTGCTGAATGATTGGGCGGTGTCCTCCGGCGGCCATGCCCGGACCGGGCTGGAAGATAACGTGCGTCTGGACAAGACGCGGCTTGCCCCCTCCAATGCGACCCTCGTGCAGCGTGTGGTGGCGCTTTGCGAAAAATACGAGCGCCCCGTTGCCACCTGGCGGCAGGCCCGCGCCATCCTTGGCCTGAAGCCCGTCAGCGCCTAGGATGGCTTACCCCGCCCCGACAGATGCCCGCCTGAACCGATAGGACAGCCATGCCCGCCGCCCCCGCCGATTCCCAGATCTACGGTCACCTGTTTGGTGACGCGGACACCGCCCGCCTGTTCTCGGACAGTGCGGAAATCCGTGCCATGCTGTTGGTGGAAGGGGCGCTGGCGCGGGTGCAGGGGGCGCTTGGCGTGATCCCCGCCGAGGCCGCCGCCTTCATCGACCGCGCCTCGCAAGAGGTGGTGATCGACCCGAGCGCGCTTGCCGCCGAAACCGCGCTGAATGGCGTGCCGGTGCCCGCGCTGCTGGCGGCGTTTCGCAAGGCCGCAGGCGCGCCCGAACCGATGCAATATCTGCATTGGGGCGCCACCAGTCAGGACATCATGGACACCGGGCTTGCCCTGCGGCTGCGCCCGATGCTGGCGCATTGGCAGGGGCGGTTCGACGCGCTGCTGGTGCGGCTGGGCCAACTTGCCGAGGACACGGCGACCCTACCGATGACGGGCCGCACCTATGGTCAGGCGGCGACACCCACCAGTTTCGGTGCGGTCGTTGCGGGCTGGGGCTGGCCGGTGCTGGAGCGGCGGCAGCATTTGGCCGGGCTGTGTGACAGCCTGCTGAAAGTGTCCTTGTCGGGGGCGGCGGGCACGCTGTCGGCGATGGGGCAGGACGGCCCGGCGGTGCGGGCCGCGCTTGCCACCGAACTCGGTCTCGCGGACCCCGGCCACAGCTGGCACAGCGACCGGTCCGGCCTGGGGCAGCTCGCCGCCTTTGCCGCAGGGCTGGCCGGCAGTCTGGGTAAGCTGGGCGAGGATGTCATTCTGCTCTGCCAGTCGGGCATTGCCGAGGTGACGCTGGGCGGGGCCGGCGGCGGATCGTCGACGATGCCGCAGAAGCAGAACCCGGTTGCCCCTTCGGCGCTGGTCGCGTTGGCCCGGCATGTCATCGGGCTTGCGGCACTTGTGCAGGGGGCCGCGCTGCACCGCCAGCAACGCGACGGGGCCGCATGGTTCGGCGAATGGCTGGCGCTGCCGCAACTGTGCATCTGCACCGGGCGGATGCTGACACTGGCGCAGGATCTGATGGCGACCCTGACCCCGGTGAATGCCGCCATGGCGCGTGCCTTGGAGGAAGGCAACGGCCTGATCCATGCCGAGGCGCTGAGCTTTGCTCTGGCCGAACGGATGCCGCGCCCCGACGCGCAGGCATTGGTCAAGCAGATGTGTGCCGAGGCCACGGCCAGCGGCACGCCGCTGCTGACACTCGCCGCGCAGCGCTTTCCGCATCTCGCCGGGCAGCAGGGTCTGGCCGCCAGCGGCCTTGGTCAAGCCCCCGCCGAGGCGCGTGCCTTCGCCGCGCGGGTGCGGGAGGGCTGAGGGTTGCGTCAAAGCGCCTGTCAGGATTGGCGCGGCAATGGGGCACCCCGCTTGGCGCGCAGGCATCAGGTGCAATGAGCCTGACCCCGGCCCTTGCCTCTGGCGCGCCCACGTAGGACTATTTGCCCGCCGCAGCAGAATGTGCTGATGGAAAGGGGAGCAGTTCCATGGTCACTGAGTCACGCGAACATGCCTCCGCCGATTCGGGTGACGCCGAGGCTCCCGGCCCGGCGCTCCATGCGCTGCATTCCGGGGCGGCGCGCTATTTCATCGAGGTGGCGCGCTCTGCCTCGATCCGTCAGGCGGCAGACCGGCTGGGCATCGCGCCCTCGGCCATCAGCCGCCAGATCGCGCGGCTGGAGCGCGAGCTGAAGGCGCAGCTGCTGGAGCGGCGGGCCGACGGGGTGGTGCTGACCGACGCCGGGACCATCCTGTTGCAGCATCTGGAGGCGATTCAGGATCGGCTGGACCGGATCAGCGGCGATATTGCCGATCTGACCGCGCTGCGCCGGGGCACGGTGCAGATCGCCACGGTTGAGGGCATCACCCGGCCCTTCCTGTCCGAACAGATCGCGGAGTTCCGCACTCGCCATCCGGGGGTGCATTTCCACCTGCGGTCTTGCGGGCGGCAAAAGGTGCTGGAGGCGCTGGAGGAGCGGCGCAGCCAGATCGGCTTTCTCTACGATCACTTCTCGCACCCCGCGCTGGTCGAGGCCGGAAGCTGGCGGCAGCCGCTGCTGGTGCTGGCGCGGGCGGGGCATCCGCTGACACAGCGGCGGGGGCTGACGCTGGCCGATCTGGCGCAGGAACCCTGCGGCCTGCCGGATGAAACCTTCGGCATTCACCATCTGGTTCTGCGCGCCTTTGCCCGGGCCGGATTGCAACCGAAGGCCCCGATCCTGAGCGACAGTCTTGGCTTTCTGCGCGACCATGCCATTCGCAGCGGCTGCCTGACCTTCATGCCGTTGCAGGCGGCAATGCCGGAAATCGCTGCGGGTGATCTGGTGCCGCTGGATCTGGACTGTGCCGAGTTCCGGCACCGGCACATCTATGCGGTGGTGCGGCGGGATCAGGTGCTGGCCGCCGCCGCCGCCGCCTTTCTGCAAGAAGTGGTCGCCGCCTTTGCCGACGGCGACCGGCGGGATGCGGCGTTTCTGGCCGCAGCCCGCAGCGATCAGGCGTGAAGTTCCAGCGTCATTTCCGCCTCGACCGGGGCGTTGAAGCCCAGTTCGTGCTGGGTCAGCGCGGCACGGGCATGGCGGCCATGCGCCTCGCCCCAGAGCGCGACAAAAAGGTCTGACGCGCCGTTCAGCACCAGATGCGGTTGAGTGAAATTCGGGCCGCAGGTGATGTAGCCCACCATTTTCACCACGCGTTTCACCCGGTCCAGATCGCCCAGCACTGCCTTCATCAAGGCCAGATGGTTGATCGCCATCAGCCGGGCCGAGGCATATCCCTGTTCGATGCTCAGATCCTGACCCACTTTGCCGACATAGGGCAGCACGTCATTGTCATCTTCGTCGGGCTGGGTGCCCAGCGTGCCCGACAGATAGAGGATGTTCCCCACAACAACGCCGGGCAGGTAATTTCCGACCGCCTTGGGCGGGCGGGGCAGGGTGATTCCCATCGCGTTCAGCCGCTTCTCTGTCTCATGTGCCATCTGTTTTCTCCATTGCATCAGATGACCGGCAAAATAGGCAAATGCGGCCTGAAAGGGAGTACAGCGGCGGCAACAGGGATTTGCCTCAACGGCAACACCCGGATGCGCCAGCCCGTTGCTTCCGCATTTTATCGTTTTTTTGCCAAGACTTACGGATTTTCATTGCTTGTCACCGCCACCCGGATCGGGGCGGTGGCCTGCCCTCAGCGGGCTAGCGTTCTGATGCCAGCCGCGACAGTCTGACCCCAGAACGAGGAGACCGGGATGCCCAGCAACAGAAGTTCCATCGCACAGATTGCGCAACACTTGCGTGACGGCCGACCCGGCGGGGCCGAAGCTTTGATGCAGGCGACGGTGGCGGCGCATCAGGGCGCGGGTGCCGAATTGATGGCCTACAAGACCTGGGATGGGGATCGCGCGCTGGCCCAGGCCCGCGCCGCAGACGGCCTTCTGGCCAGTGGCATCGACCTTGGGCCGCTGATGGGTCTGCCCGTGTCGGTGAAGGATCTGTTCGGCGTGCCGGGGCTGCCGGTGTTTGCAGGCACGGACAGCGCCTTTGACGCCGCATGGTCGGCGGCTGGTCCGCTGGTGTCGCGGCTGCTGGCGCAACTGGGGATCGTGACCGGCAAGACACATACGGTGGAATTCGCCTTTGGCGGGCTGGGGGTGAATGCGCATTGGGGCGCGCCGGTCAATCCGTGGTCCGGGCCAGACGGAGCGCGGGCGCCGGGCGGCTCCAGTTCGGGCGCGGGGGTATCGCTGGCCGAGGGGTCGGCACTGCTGGCGCTTGGCACCGATACGGCCGGATCGGTGCGGGTGCCCGCGTCGTTCTGCGGGCAGGCGGGGTTGAAGACCACGATCGGGCGCTGGTCCACCGAGGGGATCATGCCGCTGTCCCCGTCGCTGGACACGCCGGGGCTGTTGGCGCGGGATGTGGCAGATCTGGCCTATGGCTTTGCGGCGCTGGATCCGCAGGGCGGGGGCGTGCCCCAGCCGCGCGACCTGTCAGGCCTGCGCATCGGTCTGCCGCGCGACTTTTTCAATGACGAGGCGGATGCTGCCATCCTTTCGGTGGTCGCGGACAGTCTGCGCCAGCTGGAGGCGGCAGGGGCGGTGCTGGTCGATGTGGATCTGCCGGGCTGTGCCGCAATGTTCGACATCTTCCGGCAGGGCGGCCTTGCTGCGCCCGAGCTGCGCAGCTTTTTGGACCGGCAGTTCCCCGACCGCATCGCGCGACTGGATCCGGTGGTCCGGCTGCGGGTCGAAGGGGCCGACAAGATCAGCGCCCCGGAATATCTGCGCCGCCGGGCAGAGCTGGCGCTGCATGGCCGGGCGGCCCTTGCGGTGTTTGACCACTGCGACGTGCTGGCAACGCCCACCGTCGCCATCGCGCCGCCGCTTCTGGCCGATCTGGCCGATCCGGCGGCCTATGGTCGCGCCAATATCCTCGCGCTGCGCAACACCGTCATCGCCAATCTTTTCGGCTGGTGCGCGCTGACGTTGCCTGCCGGGCTGGACGGATCGGCGCTGCCGGTGGGCCTGCAACTGATCGCCGGTCCCTTTGCCGAGCCCGCCCTTCTGGCCTGTGGTCAGGCGGTCGAAAACCGGCTGGGCGCGGGGCCGGAACTGCTGGGACGCCCTCGGCGCGTCTCTTGAACACCATCAAAAACAGGGAGTAACAAAATGAAAAACCTCGGCTTCACTCTGGCCACCGTCTTTGCCGTCGGCTTTGGCGGCATGGCGGCGGCACAGGAATTCCGGCTGACCTTTGCCCATGTCCTGACGGAAAGCACGCCGAACGCGCGAGCCGCCGAAACCTTCAAGGCAGAGGTCGAAAAGAACTCTGGCGGGCGCATTGCGATTGATATCCGCCCTGCGGCGATGCTGGGCGGCGATGTGGAGATCATCGAACAGACGCAGATGGGCCTGATCCATATCGCGATCCCGCCGACCGGCAACCTCGCGAATTTCAACGAAAAGATGTATCTGTTCGATCTGCCCTTCCTGATGGCGGACGAGGCGGCGATGATGCGCCTGCTGGATGGCGAGGTGGGTGCAGAGATGCTGGCCACGCTCGAATCCAACAACCTGATGGGTCTGTCGCTTTGGGGGGCTGGCTTCCGTCAGATGACCAACAACATCCGCCCGATCACGGGCCCGGCGGATCTGGCGGGCACGAAGATGCGCACGTTGCAGGCCCCGGCGATCCTTGCCACCTATCGCGCCTTTGGGGCCAACCCGACCGCGATGGCCTATGCCGAAGTCTATAACGGCCTTCAGCAGGGCGTGGTTGAAGGGCAGGAAAACCCCTTCGCGAATATCTATTCGATGAAGTTCTACGAGGTGCAGAAATACCTGACCGTCACCAACCACTCCTACCACACCTATGCGGCGGTGATGCACAAGCCGACCTGGGACAGCCTGCCGGATGACCTGAAAAAAGTGGTGCAGGAGGCGCTGGTTGTCGGGCGCGATGCGGGCCGCACCTATACCGCCGAGGATGAGGCCAAGATCATCGCCGAGATCCAGGACGAGATCGAGATCATCGAACTGTCGCCCGAGGGCCGCGAAGCCTTTATCAAGGCGTCCGAGCCGATCTATGAGGAGTTCCGCTCCAAGATCACACCCGAGCTGATGGACCGGGCGATTGCCGCGGCCAAGGGCTGAGGTCGGCGCAGGGAAGGGGGCCGGGACATGATCGAAGGATTGAACCGCATTGTCGACAAGGTTGAAGGCGGCCTTGTCACACTGCTCATGCTGCTGGCGGCGGTGGTCGCGATTGCCCAGGTGGTCGCGCGCTATGCCTTCAACAGCTCGCTCTACTGGTCAGAAGAGTTTTTGCTCTATGCGCTGATTTCCATGAGCTTTCTGACCATGGGCATGGGGGTGCGCTATGCCGCGCATATCAGCGTGGAGGCCGGGCTGGCCTTTGCCGGCGAACGGCTGGGCCGGGCGTTGAAGATCGGGGCGGCGGTGCTGGGCCTGATCTTTGCCGCCGTGCTGATCGTGCTGGGTTGGCGGCTGTCGGCCAATACGCTGAACATGGGGCAGCTGTCGCCTGCGATGCGGATTCCGGTGGGCTATGTCTATCTGGTGATCCCGGTTTCGGGGGTGTTCATGGTGCTGCGCTATCTTCTGGTGCTGTCCTTCCTGATCACGGGCCGCGACTACACGCCGCCGCAATCCGACATCAAGAACGCCTGAGGGGAACATCATGATTGGCACACTTGTCCCGGTTTTCTTCACCCTGCTGCTGTTCGGCCTGCCGATCTTTGCGGCACTGGCGCTGGCGGTCACCGGCTTTCTGTATTTCCTGACATCCATCGACCCGCTGGTCGTGCCGATGCGGATGTTTTCGGGGATGAACAACTTCTCCTTGATGTCGATCCCGTTCTTCATCCTCGCGGCAGAGCTGATGCGGATCGGCGGGCTGTCGGACCGGCTGATCAATCTGGCGCGGGCGCTGATCGGCTGGCTGCCGGGCGGGCTGGCGGCGGCGACGGTCGTGGCCTGCCTGATGTTCGGCTCGATCTCGGGGTCGAGCCCGGCGACAGTGATCGCCATCGGCACGATCATGTATCCGGCGATGACCAAGGCCGGATATGACCGCTTTTTCGCCATCGGCCTGATCACCACGGCGGGCACGCTTGGCCCGATCGTGCCGCCGTCGATCGCGCTGATCATCTATGGCTCTGTCACCGGCACTTCGGTGGGCAAGCTGTTTGCGGCCGGCCTGATCCCCGCCATTCTGATCGGCGGCATGCTGATCACCTATGCAAGCTGGTATTCGGCCCGCAAAGGCTATCCGCGCGATGCCTTTCCGACGATGGTCAGCATCCTTGCTGCGTTTCGTCAGGCCGCCTGGGGGCTGGGTCTGCCGCTGGTGTTGCTGGGCGGGATCTATACCGGGGTGTTCACGCCGACCGAATCCGCCGCCGCCGCCTGCCTTTACGGCTGGTTCATCGGGGCGGTGGTCTATCGGTCGATCTCGATGCGCGACACGCTGATGATTCTGCGCAACTCCGGGCTGCTGGCCGGACCACTGTTGCTGATCACGGCGGGGGCCTCGGCGTTTTCCTGGTTGCTGGCCAATAATGGCGCGCCGTCCGAGCTGGCCGCGGCGCTGCTGTCGGGCACCGACAATCCCGTGATCATCGTGGCGCTGTTCAACGTGATCCTGCTGGTGGCGGGCTGTTTCCTCGACAGTGCTTCGGCGATCATCATTCTGGCACCGCTGATGCAGCCGATTGCTGAGCAGGTGGGCGTCGATCCGATCCACTTCGGCATCATCATGCTGGTCAACCTGTCGGTGGGCATGCTGACGCCGCCCGTTGGTCTGAACCTGTTCGTGGCGATGGGAATTGCGAAAATGTCGCTGTTTCAGATCTTCCGCGCCGCCTTGCCGACCATCCTGTTGATGGTGATCGCGCTGATCCTGATCTCTTATATCCCGGTGATCAGCACCTTCCTGCCGTCGCGCCTGTTCTGAAAACGCGGGCAAAAGACGGTGCGGCCTCCGGTTTTGCCGGGGGCCGCTGCTGTTTCCGCCGCCCGGTGGGGCATTAGGCCGGGGGGGTGTTCATCGCCTGCGCGACCACCTCCCACGCGGGGTCGTGCATCTGGCTGACGTTGAAGCGCATGAATCCCGCCGCCGTCTGGGCCGGGCTGAAGATGTTGCCCGGCGCCAGAACGACATTCCGGCGCATGGCCGCCCGGGCGATCTCGGAGGCATCTCGCCTCTGCGGCAGCGCGCACCAGAGGTAGAACCCGCCGCGCGGCATCAGCCATGGTGTTATCCCCATGGCCACCAGCCGGGCCGATGTGTCCTTGCGGATGCGGGTCAGACGCCGCCGGATCCCCTCCACATGCTTGCGATAGCTGCCATCGCTCAGCGT includes:
- a CDS encoding TRAP transporter small permease, with protein sequence MIEGLNRIVDKVEGGLVTLLMLLAAVVAIAQVVARYAFNSSLYWSEEFLLYALISMSFLTMGMGVRYAAHISVEAGLAFAGERLGRALKIGAAVLGLIFAAVLIVLGWRLSANTLNMGQLSPAMRIPVGYVYLVIPVSGVFMVLRYLLVLSFLITGRDYTPPQSDIKNA
- a CDS encoding TRAP transporter large permease, producing MIGTLVPVFFTLLLFGLPIFAALALAVTGFLYFLTSIDPLVVPMRMFSGMNNFSLMSIPFFILAAELMRIGGLSDRLINLARALIGWLPGGLAAATVVACLMFGSISGSSPATVIAIGTIMYPAMTKAGYDRFFAIGLITTAGTLGPIVPPSIALIIYGSVTGTSVGKLFAAGLIPAILIGGMLITYASWYSARKGYPRDAFPTMVSILAAFRQAAWGLGLPLVLLGGIYTGVFTPTESAAAACLYGWFIGAVVYRSISMRDTLMILRNSGLLAGPLLLITAGASAFSWLLANNGAPSELAAALLSGTDNPVIIVALFNVILLVAGCFLDSASAIIILAPLMQPIAEQVGVDPIHFGIIMLVNLSVGMLTPPVGLNLFVAMGIAKMSLFQIFRAALPTILLMVIALILISYIPVISTFLPSRLF